The DNA window TTACAGTTACAAACTTAACAATGCAAAACAGCCAAACTAAAATTCTTGCAAATTGGATCAGGGTCCTGTTACTACCAAAGTTCTTTGGCAGAAGAAGGTACATGTatctaattttttgtttttgccctTGATATGTGTTTGCACAGTGACGAGTTTTGGCTAATTTGGTGTTGTGGGTGAGCACAGTTTTGGATCGATTTCATTGTCCCCTACCAAGTGTTCTTACAGTTGTGTTTCTTTTTCAGTAAGCTTTCTACGATCGTCTGAATGTCTAAAGGTATTAAGTGTGGGAAGAAATAAGatcttttattaaatatattgatagcTATCTATTCACTCACTTGATGCAACTGGTGAATGTGGGAAGGTGGGCCGTGGCATACCTTTTCTTGCCCACAAgtgatttgttgtttataacCATTATATGTTTTAGCTTGAATGGTTGCTCAACATGTTAGCGGAGACCTTGATTGTCGTATAGTTTCTTTAGCTATGTAGCTTTTCTTGGGAAAAGATGCTGAGTTTCTTTTCATTGGAATAAGGTGTGCTTTTGTGCATGTATGCCTGGAGGTCACTTTGTGGATCAAACGCTGTTTCTTGATTTGCGTTCTGTTACTGTACAGAAGAGTTAAGTCTTATTCCTGATGAGTGCCTGAAATCTTCTGCTTCCTTGTAATATATAGAAATATCTAACCCAAACCTAGGCCTATTACCTCTTATTCTGTCTCGTCTTTCTCCCTTGCCATCTGTTTGGCTGctgggagaagagaaagaggtgTGGGGTGGGGGTTTAGAGTTTAGGTTTCATAACTTTTATTCTGCATTTCTCATCTCAACTAAGCTAATGGATTGTcctctaataataaaaaaaaaaggaaaaaaaaagtaacgaaTTGGATGAGTAGAAATTAGatatacaaagaaaaaggagaaaaagcaGAGTCGGTATTTAATTTTTCTGGATAGACTAAGATCGTTTCAATTATGGTAGCAAAATAGTTGTCTTCATCCCCTAATTCATACCCGGAAAAGTTTGACTTTAATAGAACACCGACAAAAAAAGAATTGGATTAACTGCAAAAATAGCATTGAGTGATTCCTCTCTAAGAAGTACAATGACTCTGGATCGTCCACAAGGGTCTGCTGCATGCTTTAGGGTGACTGCTCTCTAATCCGTAACCATATTTGATTTCTGGAAAAATTCATGGGGAAGCAGTATACCTGGAAAGCGTTTTCCAGCATGAGCTTCAGTTTGCTTGGGAGCTTCGACTAGTTCAacgttattttctttcttgaataaTTGATGCAGGAGCAGTGGAGCAGGAGGGCATTCTTCAACTTTCTTTTCGGTTTGTTTGTGAGCTTCCACTGATTCCCAGTTATTTGCTTTCTTTAATACCTGGTGTGGGAGCGATGGAGCATTCGCGTGTTCTTCAACTTGAGCTTCAGTTTGTTTGTGATCTTCAACAGACTCACAGTTACTTGCTTCCTCAAACAGTTGGCGTGGGAGCAGTAGAGTGCTAATCCATTCTTCAAGTTGAGCTTTAGTAAATTCGTGAGTTTCAACTGATTCACAGTTTTTTCCCGACTTGCATGGTTTTGTTGGGAGCGGTACTGTGGCTTTGCCTTCTTCAACTTGAGCTTCAGTTTGTTTGTGATTGTGAGCTTCAACAGATTCACAGTTACTTGCTTTCTCGAACAGTTGATGTGGGAGCAGTACCTTGCCATCGCTTTCTTCAAGTAGAGATTCAGTAAATTCGCGAGGTTCAACTGATTCATAGTGATCTTCCATCTTGCATGGTTGGGGTGGTAGCAGTACAGTGTCATCGCCTACTTCAACTTGAGCTACGGTTAGTTTATGATTACTTGCCTTGTTGAATAACTTCTGGGGTGGCAGTAGCTTAACCATAACACTGTCTTCTGCAGGTAGTTCAAGATTACTTTTGTTGCAGAAACATTCATCAGAGATCAGTGGTAAGGCTAAGAAATTCCCCATTGTAGCCACTGATTTCTCGGGAATACGAAGTCTTGAAAGAAAACTAGGAGAATTCTTGAAACAACGCTCACCCAGAATTTGTTGTGCAAGACTCGCAGCCAGGGTTCCTATATTTATAGATTTCCTGTGACAACAACGTATCCCCATTTCATACGGATTTCGCCAGTCCCTTCCGCCTGCGGATTAATCTCTGAGACTGGACAGGCTAGCAGTAGCATTTCGGCCCAAGTTCGGAAGCCCTTTAGTATTGGACTTCCTTTCTCCTGTTCTGCAACTTGTGGGGATTTTGGGTTCTGAATCTTTCTTTTTCGGTATATGGACTTCGTGTTTGCAACGGCCTGCTTTCCACCTAATTTGctactgatatatatatatatattgctttcaCTCAAAATCCGTTATATctgatactaaaaaaaaaagtaacttaaacaaattaattttttttttatgattcttaaaaattaacataaattaaaaaaaaaaaagggtaattcACTTTTACCCTTTTCACAAATCATTGTTCATTggaacaattattattattaatttaattaattttaattttaattttattcttcaatattatatttgttatgaattaagttttatagcttgttttaatttaatttttatgaagtcAATTTATTCTTATAATCAGGGTCACGAGTTTTACAAAATAATccggttgactcaagttttttattttatttttaattgaatattttttttagttttgttatttaatattgggttgattaaaattgagttttataatatgtttcatttttcttatagaGTTATCTCGGTTTCACGGGTTTGAAAGTTTAACTTAAGttgattcaaaaaaatttttaaatgatttttttttaattttatcttttaattttcggttgattaggaattatgATTCATACTTGATTTCTGATTTACTTTCTACAAGGTTATTACAATCCCATGACTTGGGTCACAGGGTAGTTCGATTGACTCgagattttctttaattaatgtttttttaattgcatcattCAACACCGagttaatcaaaaaaattaaactttgtaacttgtttagattttcttttaatgaggTTATTACCGTCTCATAATCTAGATTGactcgagttaattttttatcattttttattgaatcttgttttcaattttatattttaatatttgattgattgtgaattaaatattataattatttttttacttttcacgaggttatcatagtcttgtGATCCTAAATACAAATTcaacatgttaattttataaatcattatttgatttaaattttattgaaatgatttttacgttcagattatttttttttgatacgCAACACAACGCATACCACTGATCCAGTATCTTCCATTCAGCTTCTAGGTATTGTCAAAGCAATCTTAATAACATGTCAATAATGTTGGTCCCAAAATTCAAACAAGAGACCTTTTGAATTGAACATTTATAATGACTTGAAAGCAACTGGTAAAGTGAcaatatttattgtaaaaaatcCCCCTTTGTAGCCCATATTCGTTGAATTTGACTGAATAAAGAAGGCAAATTTACTGATATATGTAATTTGTATTGCACTGATTGGTCATGCGGTGGTTAAAAGCAGAATGGACTTCTTCAACTTTCCCTTTCAAAACTATAATCATTATATCGATCCAAGAAGTGACCACAGAAGGACCCCATCCGAGGAAAAAACAATCGGATCATTAAATCTTCgagtctatttatttattataacgTCATcccaagttatttttattaaaatatcatttttttcactCGATGATATTAATCCAGCCGAATTTGACAACATCAatcatatcactaaatatacaGCTCTCGACTGTATCAACCGTATCATTAAATTGAGGTAATATTACTACAAACTCGAGCCGAATTAGaattacttttttaatcatAGATTTTCTGAATTCAAGCCAAAGACACTCTATGGGCTAAGCATCTACTGGGCCTAAACTAACTCACCACCTTATCCTTTTCCATAGAGTCAACTTCATTAGCTCATCTTGCCAAGAACACAGCACCCTATCTACAAAGTGTACAGACTACAGAAACCTCCTAAAAGCCAGAACGAATACGACATTCCACCCCTATTTTTTATACAGAGAAAGAAAGGCCAAACACATCCTATACTACGCAATGCATCGCATTGAATACAATGAAAGTGGATTATTATCCATTGATGGCCCACCGTAGACTCTAGGATGATCACTCTCTAATCCATAATCCATCATCGGACGGTACTCCAGCTCTTCGTCGTGATCATAAGCGAATTCCGGTATCCCAATCTCATTCCTCCTCACATGGTCCCACAAAAACTCCATCCTCGTCACGTATTTCAGCTTCGAGTATAACCTGTTAAGAGTTGAGACAACAAAAATTAACCCAACAATTAACACCTACCAACCACTAATTAATTACATCCCAGATTTAATCACTGAGTGGAGGTTGGTCGAGAGGGCTCGAATGGGACCCCAAAAGGGCATGAATCTTACCCTCCACTGAAGAGAAAACGACCAAAGGTGGCAAGGAAGAGTCTGGCTTGGAGTCCCGGATGCAAAAAGTAAACAGATTCAAGATGACTCTTGACGTTCATTGGAATATCATCATAAATAGATCGAAGGGTTGAAATCCCAGGGAAATTCTCACTCCTTTGAACATCTGTGTGTACATACACCACAGAAAATGCCTTCTCTTCTAATTTTGGATATATTTTCTCCTCCAGGTATTTCTTCAACACCTCACTGCTCACCGCTCGAGCTAAAACCACAAGAGAAAAAAGCTACTTGGTCTTGaacaatcaaaacaacaaaaataaagaacacaTCTTTATTAGGTAAACAAGAACTGCTTACCAGGGAAGAGTTTGCCAATGATGAGAAGAACCTTACGGCCATGTTTATCACGGCCTTGAATCTTGAAAACACCAAGTTTTTCTAGGAGATTTTCTTGCTCAGAACGCGTGAGAGTTGAAGGCGAAGCCATGAGGAAGTTTCTTTCTTGGTTCGAGAGGGAAGGCGTAGCGATAAAGAGAAAGGGCAAGGAAAGTTTATATCGGGTAAAAAATTCAAGGTGGGGACTTATCCGTAATTGTTGGCATTATGGGAAGACTCACAGAAAGTGGGAATATTCTATAGCATCTTCCCATATTTGCATTGGGATTGAACCGAGCCTGACTTGGCTCGGTCACGTATGACTGACACGTATGGAACCCTTTCGGGCACATCTGCGTTTTGGATGGGTCATGTGGTCCGGTTAACCAAGACATGTTTTGTGTGGTTAAGAGGGTGTTAGGACCATGATTAACAGATGTGTCAAGCATGAACTTGAGGGATCTCAACTTTATTAGTGTGACAAACCAACTATGTGTGAAGGGGGCAAGGATTTAGatggatttctttgtttttttaacagcACATTGTATTGAGTTGAAGATTCTAAGATGAAGTAGCCACGAATAGGACGAGCCACTTTAGCCTTTTTATGGTATGTTGTTATTCCTT is part of the Populus trichocarpa isolate Nisqually-1 chromosome 2, P.trichocarpa_v4.1, whole genome shotgun sequence genome and encodes:
- the LOC7496892 gene encoding uncharacterized protein LOC7496892 — its product is MASPSTLTRSEQENLLEKLGVFKIQGRDKHGRKVLLIIGKLFPARAVSSEVLKKYLEEKIYPKLEEKAFSVVYVHTDVQRSENFPGISTLRSIYDDIPMNVKSHLESVYFLHPGLQARLFLATFGRFLFSGGLYSKLKYVTRMEFLWDHVRRNEIGIPEFAYDHDEELEYRPMMDYGLESDHPRVYGGPSMDNNPLSLYSMRCIA